A single window of Jaculus jaculus isolate mJacJac1 chromosome 14, mJacJac1.mat.Y.cur, whole genome shotgun sequence DNA harbors:
- the LOC105944966 gene encoding small ubiquitin-related modifier 1-like gives MSDQEAKPSTKDLGDKKEGEYTELIGQDSSEIHFTVKMTSHLKKLKESHYQRQGVTVNSLKCLFEGQRIADNPIPKELRIEGEDVIEVYQQQMGVIQRFKKFLEVTASLIFQGAVSEEGFGVDKSISIL, from the exons ATGTCTGATCAGGAGGCAAAACCTTCAACTAAGGACTTGGGGgacaagaaggaaggagaatatACTGAACTCATTGGACAGGATAGCAGTGAGATTCATTTCACAGTAAAAATGACCTCACAtctcaagaaactcaaagaatcccACTATCAAAGGCAAGGAGTTACAGTGAATTCACTCAAGTGTCTCTTTGAAGGTCAGAGAATTGCTGATAATCCTATTCCAAAAGAACTGAGAATAGAGGGAGAAGATGTGATTGAAGTCTATCAGCAACAAATGGGGGTCATTCAAAG GTTCAAGAAATTTTTAGAAGTGACAGCCTCTCTCATCTTCCAAGGAGCAGTCAGTGAGGAAGGTTTTGGGGTAGACAAAAGCATATCCATATTGTGA